DNA from Homo sapiens chromosome 1, GRCh38.p14 Primary Assembly:
cgcccaggctggagtgcagtggcgcgatctcagctcactgcaagccctgcctcctgagttcacgccactctcctgcctcagcctcccgagtagctgggactacaggcacccgccaccatgcccgactaatttttttgtatttttagtagagacggggtttcaccatgttagccaggatggtctcgatttcctgaccttgtgatccgcccgcctcggcctcccaaagtgctaggattacagccgtgagccaccgcgccccgccaacACTCTTACTCAATATTGTACTggaggctgagcacggtggctcacgcctgtaatcttagcactttgggaggccgagcgggctggatcacctgaggtcaggagctcgaagccagcctggccaacatggtgaaactccatctctactaaaagtacaaaattagccgagcgtggtgctgcatgcctgtaatcccagctacccggatggctgaggtaggagaatcgcttgaacccaggaggtggaggttgcagtaagccaaaatcatgtcactgcactctagcctgggtgacagagtgagactctgtctcaaaaacaaaacaaaacaaacaaacaaaaaaacttactgCCACAGGCTGGAATGATTCACTGAATAAACagtgaaataaacataaataaaataaataaatatatttttaaaaattttggtctTACTTTgaccccccaggctggagtgaagtggtataatcttggctcattTGCAATCTCgacctccggggttcaagagatcctcctgcttcagcccccaaaatagttgggactacaggtgcccgccaccactccggctaatttttgtattttttgtacagctggggtttcaccacgttgcctaAGCTattttcgaactcctgggctcaagccatctgcccaccccggcctctgaaagtgctggggttatctGCGTGaatcaccgcacccggccaaacaagatatttaaatctataattaacgtttttaggttttatttattttttgagacggaatcttgttcttgttgcccaggctggagtgcaatggcaggatctcggctcattgtaacctccgcctcccgggttcaagcgattctcccgcctcagcctccaagtagccgggactacaagcgtgcgccaccatgcctagctaattttgtattgttagtagagacgggtttcaccagtcaggctggtctggagctcctgacctcaagtgatccacctgccttggcctcccaagttgctgggattacaggcttgagccaccacgccagccaaACAGGATATTTAAATTAAAGCCAAAatggccggcgcggtggctcacgcctgtaatcccagcaccttgggaggctgaggcaggtggatcacctgaggtcaggagttcaagaccaacctggccaacatggcgaaacccggtctctactaaaaatacaaaatcagccgggcgtggtagcacatgcctgtaatcccagctactcaggacgctgaggcaggagaatcaattgaacccgggaggcggaggttgcggtgagccgagatcatgccattgcactccagcctgggcaacaagagtgaaactcggtctccaaaaaaaaaaaaaaaaaaagcaaaaattaatgtGTTTAGATTTTAAGTCCAACTGgagtttgtttattgtttccccacaagtaatcccagcactttggggaggctggggcaggaggatcgcttgagcccgggagatggaagatgcagtaagctatgatcgtaccactgtactccagcctgggcaacagattgagacactgtctaaaaaaaaaaaagtctaggactCAGTGAATGGCTAGACTAAGGCAGAAATCTTGCAGGGATTTGTCTTTTGATTCTGCATGGTTTCTAATCTTTATCAGGAGTTAAACATCCTTCTACAGGATAACTGCATCTAGAGGCAGGACTATATataagcaaaggaaaagttcttcgAAGAGGAAACACGAATCGCTCGTTTTAGGAAGTCAGTGCCTTGAAAAGCGCCTTGGGGTTGGGGGctcggggctgggggagggatagcattaggagaaatacctaatgtaaatgacgagttgatgggtgcagcaaaccaacatggcacaagtatacctatgtatcaaacttgcacgttgtgcacatgtactctagaacttaaggtataataaaaataaataaataagtaaaaatgccTTCAGCAGCCTGAAGTTCTAAGAGCTTTCCAAGTTTGGGAAGGTGTCCGGGTTTTCTGCGATTACTTCTCTGAGCATGAACGGAAGTCACCCTTTGTGCCTTATGCGGTGATTTTAATGATAGGTGTCATATATAGGACGGAGTAATCTGTTTACATTCTGTTCTTCTCGATGCACTCACAAGCGGGTAACTAGGTGACAAGAAAACAAAGATCTTATTCAAAAGAGGTCTTACAGCAACCCAACGTCTCATCTTCCCATAGTAAAGATGACGGCGCCTTGAGGTAAGCTACAGGCAACACCACTTCCGCGTTTCTCTTGCGCCCTGGTCCAAGATGGCGGATGAAGCCACGCGACGTGTTGTGTCTGAGATCCCGGTGCTGAAGACTAACGCCGGACCCCGAGATCGTGAGTTGTGGGTGCAGCGACTGAAGGAGGAATATCAGTCCCTTATCCGGGTTAGTTGTGTTTCTACAGTCTAACGCGTAGCATAAGGGTTGGGAGAAATCAGGTGTCCTCAATAATAGGCTCCGTGTGGAAGCCGCTTCCGGTTTTTAAGTTTAACGCCCAAATTCATAGAAATGGGACTATTGTGGGGCTCGGGGACTAAGGAGGGATGGTGGGGAGAGGGCAAAAAAGACTCGGGTGAGGTGCACAGTGGGGCCAGACCTTGCGGCTAAAAGCAGCAGTTATTTTAGGGATACGCTTCCCCAGAAGGTGACGTGTCTCCCTGGCTACAGGTGTTTGTTCACCTGGATGTGAACAAAAATCCTCAGGGCGCCAACTCCCAGTCCGCATCTCTCTGCCCCCTTCTTCACTCttcactgttttgtttgtttgtttgacggagtctcgctctgttgctaggctggagtgcagtggcgcgatctcggctcactgcaacctccgactcccgggttcaagcgagtctcctgcctcagcctcctgagtagctgggactacaggcgcgcgccaccacacccagctaatttttgtattttcagtagagacggggtttcaccgtgttggccaggatggtctcgatcccctgacctcgtgatcctgatccacccgcctcggcctcccaaagtgctgagattacaggcgtgagccaccgcgcctggcctcactCTTCACTCTTTCAAGCCACATTAGGGCTGAAAATTCAAGTAGGTGTTAACTACAGAGAGTTGGGGAGTTTAGCTCATAGTTAGAAACGGGCTGTCTTCTCAGTTATCTCTACTGTGGAAGGTGAGAAAAGTTTGTCTTCCTTGTAGTTTCTGCCTGCTTCAAAGACCAGCAGTTCTAGTTCTCCTACCTCATGTATtcattcactaaaaaaaaaaaattactgtgcaTATAGAACCTAGGGAGGAGATACCAAGCCGAATAAGGAGGAACTTACTGAGGTAGACAAAACCAGATCATTATAATACAGTGTTTAAGTGGAGAGAGACTGAGACAGATATGGACAGATATAAAGCGAGAAATGGCTAGGATGTTTTGAGAGCATAAGAGGAGACATCCAGTTTGCATTCGGTCACGGAAGGTTTCCTGGAAGAGGTAATGCTTGAGCTGAAACTTAAAGAGTAAACATAAGCTAGCCTGATAAAACATAAGAGTAGAAGGACATTCAAGCCAAAAGggacagcatgagcaaaggcatAGAATCTAGAAACGGCACAGGCACCAGCATGATGTGTTTGAAGAAACAAAGTAGCTCAGAGTTGTTAGAGCATCAAATGTGAGGCAGGGAATGGTAGACAAAGCTAGGAGACATATTTGAGCACTTGAATTTTCTCTTGGAGGCTTTGGGATACCGTTAAAAGTTATTAAGCTGAGGAATTACATGGCCGATTTGGGTTTAGATCAGTCACATTGGCAATAAGGGGAAAATACAATTGACAGGGACAAGACTGAAGGTAAGAGACAAGTTAGGCTGTCATTAATCTCAGCGAAACAAAAGGCAATCTAAACTAGGCAGTTGTGAGGATAGAGAGGAGAGGTAGATTTGTAGAATATTCAGAAGGTAAAATTAGCATAACATGGATTAGTGTAGTAAGGGATAGGGAGGGTCAAAGATGATTCCCAGGTTTTTGCCTTGGGTGAATGCTCATACTGCCACCTGAAATTGATAATTCAGGAGGATAATTCAGGAAgtgtatccaaaggaatataaaaaattCCAGATGGAAATGCTGAGTTTGAAGTACCTGTGAAATGAAGGTCAAAACGTCAACATACAGTTGGATACTAAAGGCTGAAGTTCTGAGGAAAGATCTGGACCAAAGATGAAAATCTGGGAGTCATTAGCCTGTGGGTGTTAGTTGAAACCAGGACTATATGAGGCTAGAAGGGAGTTACCCAGGGAAGGAGTCTATCATTAAATGAGTTGTGGGCTGAGGGCAGACACTATCAGAGAAGTGAGAGGAGAATCCAGATGGTATCTTCAGGTCTTTTGTGCTTGCTAAATTGAGTGGAGCCCATTCTATTCTCTGTTCTGGGCAGACCCCCACTTACCAGTATAGCCTTGTCTTCAGCTTTGCTAATGTTAGAAAAATTAGGTAAACATATTAAgaaaaagtaggctgggcgtggtggctcacgcctctaatcccagcactttgggaggccaaggtgggcggatcacgaggtcaggagatcgagaccatcctggctaatatggtgaaaccccatctctactaaaaaaaaaaaaaatacaaaaaattagccgggcatggtggcgggcacctgtagttccagctacttgagaggctgaggcaggagaatggcgtgaacccaggcaatggagcttgcagtgagccgagattgcgccactgcactccagtctgggtgacagagcgagactgtctcaaaaaaaaaaaaaaaaaaaaaccggctgggtgtagtggctcacgcctgtaatcctagcactttgggaggccaaggcaggttgatcacctggggtcaggagttcgagaccagcctggccaacatggcaaaaccccgtctctactaaaaatacaaaaattatccgggcatggtggtgcacgcctgtaatcccagctactcaggagactgaggaaggagaatcgcttgaacctgggaggtggaagttgcagtgaacccagattgcgccactgcactccagcctgtgcgacgggagcgagattccatctcaataaaaataaaaaataaaaaaaataaccacATACTTTTCTTTTGAGGAGAGGGGGACTGCCCTTGGCCCCAACTACTCTCTCAAAGACCTCATTCTCTGCTTTCAGTATGTGGAGAACAACAAGAATGCTGACAACGATTGGTTCCGACTGGAGTCCAACAAGGAAGGAACTCGGTAGGTAGACCCTCTTGGGAGGTGTGGGGTGGGAGTCTTATATGAGTTAGGCAATTTGGTATCCTAGCGCCCACTACCAAAGCTGCCCTGTCACAT
Protein-coding regions in this window:
- the UFC1 gene encoding ubiquitin-fold modifier-conjugating enzyme 1 isoform X1, whose translation is MADEATRRVVSEIPVLKTNAGPRDRELWVQRLKEEYQSLIRYVENNKNADNDWFRLESNKEGTRWFGKCWYIHDLLKYEFDIEFDIPITYPTTAPEIAVPELDGKTAKMYSWVHGWQWKSLI